The Saccharothrix violaceirubra genome segment GCGTAGCTCATTGTGCTACGCGGGGCTACACTGGAGCGATGAGGGTCATCAGCCAGCGGGAGTTCCGCAACAACTCCGCCGCGGTGATGGACGCGGTCGAAGCGGGGGAGACCTATCACGTCACCCGCAACGGCGTGGAGATCGCCGAGGTGCGTCCGCTGCCCCGTCGTCGGAGGCTGACGGCCGAGGAATTGGTGGCGCGGCACCGGAAGCTGCCGCGGGTCGACTACGACCACATGAGGCGTGAAGCCGACGACCTTTTCGGCGGCGAAGACCGGATCGGCGCGGACGACCCCTGGGAGCGGGGGCGTGGCTGAGCGACATGCGTCCGGCGTCCTGGACACCTGCGCCTACATCGACCTGGAGCTGCTCGATCCGGCCGTGCTGCCGGAGGTCCCCGAGCTGACCGCGATCACCCTGGCCGAATTGCACCAGGGCGTGGCGATGGCGAAAGACGCCGCGGCACGTGCGGCGCGGATCGAGAAGCTGGGCGCGGCGATCGTGGAATTCGAGCCGCTGCCGTTCGACGGCCAGGCCGCTGCCCGCTTCGGCACGCTGGTGGCGCTGACCCTCGACGCGAACCGCGACCCGAAACCTCGTCGTCTCGACCTGATGATCGCCGCGATCGCCTCGGCACACGATCTGCCGCTCTACACGCGCAACGCGAGGGATTTCGCCGGCCTCGACGGAATGGTCGAGGTCGTCGAGGTGTGACGGCAACGTCGTGCGCCAGAAGCAGGCGGCTTCGGAGTGCGCACTACAGGCGCGCGAGGAGTTCCCGTTTTTTGGCTTCGAACTCGTCGGTCGTCACGATTCCCGCGTCGCGGAGTTCGCCCGGCTCGCGCAACCGCTCGAACACGTCGGGCTCGGCGGAGGCGGGATTCGGCTGGGTGACGGGCATCGGCGACGAGGACAGCCGGTCGCGGACGGTGTCGGCGATCTGCCTGCCGTCCTTCTTGTTCATGTTCTTGATCTCGGCTTTGTTCCCCGAGGCGAAGACGGTGAGACTGCCCGGCGTCAGGCCGGCCGACCACTGGA includes the following:
- a CDS encoding type II toxin-antitoxin system Phd/YefM family antitoxin gives rise to the protein MRVISQREFRNNSAAVMDAVEAGETYHVTRNGVEIAEVRPLPRRRRLTAEELVARHRKLPRVDYDHMRREADDLFGGEDRIGADDPWERGRG
- a CDS encoding type II toxin-antitoxin system VapC family toxin; translated protein: MAERHASGVLDTCAYIDLELLDPAVLPEVPELTAITLAELHQGVAMAKDAAARAARIEKLGAAIVEFEPLPFDGQAAARFGTLVALTLDANRDPKPRRLDLMIAAIASAHDLPLYTRNARDFAGLDGMVEVVEV
- a CDS encoding PH domain-containing protein, which produces MADDLRPDIQAAKDRMRTRMGAGREIKRLVEYPREGERVELMAAGTYGPGQGLVVLSDRRLLFLKDGIGRQASEDFPLEKISSIQWSAGLTPGSLTVFASGNKAEIKNMNKKDGRQIADTVRDRLSSSPMPVTQPNPASAEPDVFERLREPGELRDAGIVTTDEFEAKKRELLARL